In Physeter macrocephalus isolate SW-GA chromosome 2, ASM283717v5, whole genome shotgun sequence, a single window of DNA contains:
- the MBD3 gene encoding methyl-CpG-binding domain protein 3 isoform X3, with translation MDLSTFDFRTGKMLMGKMNKSRQRVRYDSPSQVKGKPDLNTALPVRQTASIFKQPVTKITNHPSNKVKSDPQKAVEQPRQLFWEKKLSGLNAFDIAEELVKTMDLPKGLQGVGPGCTDETLLSAIASALHTSTMPITGQLSAAVEKNPGVWLNTAQPLCKAFMVTDEDIRRQEELVQQVRKRLEEALMADMLAHVEELARDGEAPLDRVGADEDEDDEDQEEGPDQDQEMEHV, from the exons ATGGACCTGAGCACCTTCGACTTCCGCACGGGCAAGATGCTGATGGGCAAGATGAACAAGAGCCGGCAGCGGGTGCGCTACGACTCCCCGAGCCAGGTCAAG GGCAAGCCCGACCTGAACACGGCCCTCCCGGTCAGGCAGACTGCGTCCATCTTCAAGCAGCCAGTGACCAAGATCACCAACCATCCCAGCAACAAGGTGAAGAGCGACCCCCAGAAGGCCGTGGAGCAGCCCCGGCAG CTCTTCTGGGAGAAGAAGCTGAGCGGCCTGAATGCCTTTGACATCGCGGAGGAGCTCGTGAAGACCATGGACCTCCCCAAGGGCTTGCAAG GCGTGGGTCCCGGCTGCACGGATGAGACGCTGCTCTCGGCCATCGCCAGCGCCCTACACACCAGCACCATGCCCATCACCGGGCAGCTCTCAGCCGCCGTGGAGAAGAACCCCGGAGTGTGGCTCAACACAGCCCAGCCACTCTGCAAGGCCTTCATGGTGACCGACGAGGACATCAG gaggcaggaggaacTGGTACAGCAGGTCCGCAAGCGGCTGGAGGAGGCGCTGATGGCCGACATGCTGGCCCACGTGGAGGAGCTGGCCCGCGACGGCGAGGCGCCGCTGGACAGGGTGGGCGCCGACGAGGATGAGGACGACGAGGACCAGGAGGAGGGGCCCGACCAGGACCAGGAGATGGAGCACGTCTAG
- the MRPL54 gene encoding large ribosomal subunit protein mL54, with protein sequence MAARRLFVATWSSAGWRVRELPDPAASVRLHVRDYAKRPVIKGGKGAVVGEALKGPEVCTDPIRLTTHAMGVNIYKEGQDVVLKPDSEYPEWLFQMNMGPPKNLEELDPETREYWRLLRKHNIWRHNRLSKNQKF encoded by the exons ATGGCGGCCAGGCGCCTTTTCGTTGCTACGTGGAGCTCGGCCGGCTGGCGGGTTCGGGAGCTCCCGGATCCCGCCGCTTCTGTAAGACTCCATGTACGAGATTATGCCAAGAGACCGG TCATTAAGGGGGGCAAAGGCGCTGTGGTCGGTGAGGCCCTGAAGGGCCCAGAGGTGTGTACAGACCCCATCCGGCTCACCACGCACGCCATGGGTGTCAACATCTACAAGGAGGGCCAGGATGTGGTCCTGAAGCCGGATTCCGAATACCCAGAGTG GCTGTTCCAGATGAACATGGGTCCCCCCAAGAATCTGGAGGAGCTGGACCCCGAGACCCGGGAGTACTGGCGGCTGCTGCGGAAACACAACATCTGGCGCCACAACCGGCTGAGCAAGAACCAGAAGTTCTAG
- the MBD3 gene encoding methyl-CpG-binding domain protein 3 isoform X1 — MERKRWECPALPQGWEREEVPRRSGLSAGHRDVFYYSPSGKKFRSKPQLARYLGGSMDLSTFDFRTGKMLMGKMNKSRQRVRYDSPSQVKGKPDLNTALPVRQTASIFKQPVTKITNHPSNKVKSDPQKAVEQPRQLFWEKKLSGLNAFDIAEELVKTMDLPKGLQGVGPGCTDETLLSAIASALHTSTMPITGQLSAAVEKNPGVWLNTAQPLCKAFMVTDEDIRRQEELVQQVRKRLEEALMADMLAHVEELARDGEAPLDRVGADEDEDDEDQEEGPDQDQEMEHV, encoded by the exons ATGGAGCGGAAGAGGTGGGAGTGCCCGGCGCTCccgcagggctgggagagggaagaagtGCCCAGAAGGTCGGGGCTGTCGGCCGGCCACAGGGATGTCTTTTACTATAG CCCGAGCGGGAAGAAGTTCCGGAGCAAGCCCCAGCTGGCGCGCTACCTGGGCGGCTCCATGGACCTGAGCACCTTCGACTTCCGCACGGGCAAGATGCTGATGGGCAAGATGAACAAGAGCCGGCAGCGGGTGCGCTACGACTCCCCGAGCCAGGTCAAG GGCAAGCCCGACCTGAACACGGCCCTCCCGGTCAGGCAGACTGCGTCCATCTTCAAGCAGCCAGTGACCAAGATCACCAACCATCCCAGCAACAAGGTGAAGAGCGACCCCCAGAAGGCCGTGGAGCAGCCCCGGCAG CTCTTCTGGGAGAAGAAGCTGAGCGGCCTGAATGCCTTTGACATCGCGGAGGAGCTCGTGAAGACCATGGACCTCCCCAAGGGCTTGCAAG GCGTGGGTCCCGGCTGCACGGATGAGACGCTGCTCTCGGCCATCGCCAGCGCCCTACACACCAGCACCATGCCCATCACCGGGCAGCTCTCAGCCGCCGTGGAGAAGAACCCCGGAGTGTGGCTCAACACAGCCCAGCCACTCTGCAAGGCCTTCATGGTGACCGACGAGGACATCAG gaggcaggaggaacTGGTACAGCAGGTCCGCAAGCGGCTGGAGGAGGCGCTGATGGCCGACATGCTGGCCCACGTGGAGGAGCTGGCCCGCGACGGCGAGGCGCCGCTGGACAGGGTGGGCGCCGACGAGGATGAGGACGACGAGGACCAGGAGGAGGGGCCCGACCAGGACCAGGAGATGGAGCACGTCTAG
- the MBD3 gene encoding methyl-CpG-binding domain protein 3 isoform X2, whose amino-acid sequence MERKSPSGKKFRSKPQLARYLGGSMDLSTFDFRTGKMLMGKMNKSRQRVRYDSPSQVKGKPDLNTALPVRQTASIFKQPVTKITNHPSNKVKSDPQKAVEQPRQLFWEKKLSGLNAFDIAEELVKTMDLPKGLQGVGPGCTDETLLSAIASALHTSTMPITGQLSAAVEKNPGVWLNTAQPLCKAFMVTDEDIRRQEELVQQVRKRLEEALMADMLAHVEELARDGEAPLDRVGADEDEDDEDQEEGPDQDQEMEHV is encoded by the exons ATGGAGCGGAAGAG CCCGAGCGGGAAGAAGTTCCGGAGCAAGCCCCAGCTGGCGCGCTACCTGGGCGGCTCCATGGACCTGAGCACCTTCGACTTCCGCACGGGCAAGATGCTGATGGGCAAGATGAACAAGAGCCGGCAGCGGGTGCGCTACGACTCCCCGAGCCAGGTCAAG GGCAAGCCCGACCTGAACACGGCCCTCCCGGTCAGGCAGACTGCGTCCATCTTCAAGCAGCCAGTGACCAAGATCACCAACCATCCCAGCAACAAGGTGAAGAGCGACCCCCAGAAGGCCGTGGAGCAGCCCCGGCAG CTCTTCTGGGAGAAGAAGCTGAGCGGCCTGAATGCCTTTGACATCGCGGAGGAGCTCGTGAAGACCATGGACCTCCCCAAGGGCTTGCAAG GCGTGGGTCCCGGCTGCACGGATGAGACGCTGCTCTCGGCCATCGCCAGCGCCCTACACACCAGCACCATGCCCATCACCGGGCAGCTCTCAGCCGCCGTGGAGAAGAACCCCGGAGTGTGGCTCAACACAGCCCAGCCACTCTGCAAGGCCTTCATGGTGACCGACGAGGACATCAG gaggcaggaggaacTGGTACAGCAGGTCCGCAAGCGGCTGGAGGAGGCGCTGATGGCCGACATGCTGGCCCACGTGGAGGAGCTGGCCCGCGACGGCGAGGCGCCGCTGGACAGGGTGGGCGCCGACGAGGATGAGGACGACGAGGACCAGGAGGAGGGGCCCGACCAGGACCAGGAGATGGAGCACGTCTAG